The following coding sequences are from one Haploplasma axanthum window:
- a CDS encoding carbohydrate ABC transporter permease, translating into MSSFQGTKINPSRFDKSQLKFYLFLIPLSILMLLPILFIFNQAFKPQSELFEYPPKFFVRKPTMGNFSEFFRVMNATSVPLSRYIANTLFVTIIGVFLSIVFSALSAYGLSKLKFKGKKLLFEINTIALMFVPIAVQIPRYLIIARMGLIDNYLVHILPMIVLPVAMFLLKQFIDQVPNDLIESAKIDGASEMEIFIKVILPIISPAIATVGILSFQQIWNDVVSSTLYINDESKRTLAFFIQSLTSTHNTVAGQGMAAAASLIMFLPNFILFVILQSKVMNTMAHSGIK; encoded by the coding sequence ATGTCATCATTTCAAGGTACTAAAATAAATCCAAGTAGATTTGATAAGAGTCAATTAAAGTTTTATCTATTTTTAATCCCTCTTTCAATTCTAATGTTATTACCAATATTATTTATATTTAATCAAGCTTTTAAACCACAATCAGAATTATTTGAGTATCCACCTAAGTTCTTCGTAAGAAAACCAACAATGGGAAACTTTAGTGAGTTTTTTAGAGTTATGAATGCAACTAGTGTTCCACTTTCAAGATATATTGCCAATACATTATTTGTAACAATAATTGGAGTATTTCTATCAATTGTGTTTTCAGCTTTATCAGCTTATGGATTATCAAAGTTAAAGTTTAAAGGTAAAAAACTTTTATTTGAAATAAACACAATCGCTTTAATGTTTGTTCCAATAGCCGTCCAAATACCAAGGTATTTAATCATTGCTAGAATGGGACTAATTGATAATTATTTAGTTCATATATTACCAATGATTGTTTTACCGGTTGCAATGTTTTTATTAAAACAGTTTATTGATCAAGTTCCAAATGATTTAATAGAATCTGCAAAAATTGATGGTGCATCAGAAATGGAAATATTTATAAAAGTAATATTACCTATAATATCACCTGCAATTGCAACAGTTGGTATTTTATCATTCCAACAAATTTGGAATGACGTAGTTTCATCAACTCTTTACATTAATGATGAAAGTAAACGAACATTAGCGTTTTTTATTCAAAGTTTAACATCAACACACAATACAGTTGCTGGACAAGGAATGGCAGCAGCTGCAAGTTTAATAATGTTCTTACCAAATTTCATTCTATTTGTTATTCTTCAAAGTAAGGTAATGAATACAATGGCGCATTCGGGGATTAAATAA
- a CDS encoding YIP1 family protein has protein sequence MKKKRLLIAILLLMISIIFVSPTKVAANGIPYTTYTYSSSTKRLIWTQDAYVPLSIQYELGGIELRDPQDITIDSKNNVYIADQEQKMIIKYNVETNDSLRIGEGELVKPTGVHVGQDEKVYIVDVGSKEAYQYTFDEPTQTYIRTMTYKKPVNTPYFSDTDVFEPTKVVTDHANLVYLVLAGNFNGLAKYNENGEFTGFFGGNQLPKTLDNMIKQLLFDEEQRRNWFKMIPKSVYNVGVDQSGLILTTTKDEIGYKKLNIANQVYNESIWGFEDIEDVFVGPNHTIFTISKTGRIVEYTPEGEVLFIFSGKDEFDQKGLFKSPTGIAVDSKNNIYAVDNQSRSLQIFIPTEFANTIHEAILLYYDGKYSESLVPWQKVLKMNSLFDLANKGIGDAYFAQMEYEKAMESYIISRDQQGYSQAFWEVRNKDLLASGPLLVGVLLGLIVLVIANQFLKFGKYLKLPFKKLNTYLKKYKVYNELAFGFYIIKKPSDGFYGIKREKKSSNLTALIYILLFFIAYMFWKYNTSFLFNDIIKSEINVLNEVMFIFIPLILWLISNYLIGSIRDGEGKFSDILQGTAYTLLPLIITLPILAVVSNLLTYNEAFVYNVLMYIGIGLSVIYLVIMVKEIHFYDMKPTFKNILITLFTAIMILIFIVIIYMLMSEVIGLFGDIIKEVRNRV, from the coding sequence ATGAAGAAAAAAAGATTATTAATTGCAATCCTACTATTAATGATAAGTATTATATTTGTTAGTCCTACTAAAGTGGCAGCAAATGGTATTCCTTATACTACTTATACATATAGTAGTTCAACGAAAAGACTTATATGGACTCAAGATGCTTATGTTCCACTCTCGATTCAATATGAACTCGGTGGAATAGAACTTAGAGATCCACAAGATATAACAATTGATTCTAAAAATAACGTTTATATTGCTGATCAGGAACAAAAAATGATTATTAAATATAACGTTGAAACAAATGATAGTTTAAGAATTGGTGAAGGTGAGTTAGTAAAACCTACTGGTGTTCATGTTGGTCAAGATGAAAAAGTTTATATAGTCGATGTTGGAAGTAAAGAAGCATATCAATACACATTTGATGAGCCAACTCAAACCTATATTAGAACAATGACATATAAAAAACCTGTTAACACGCCATATTTTAGTGATACAGATGTTTTTGAACCAACAAAGGTTGTTACTGATCATGCAAATTTAGTATATTTAGTTTTAGCAGGTAATTTTAATGGTTTAGCTAAGTATAATGAGAATGGCGAATTTACGGGATTTTTTGGAGGTAATCAACTACCAAAAACTCTAGATAACATGATTAAGCAATTATTATTTGATGAAGAACAACGTCGTAATTGGTTTAAGATGATTCCTAAATCAGTCTATAATGTCGGCGTTGATCAATCAGGATTAATATTAACAACAACAAAAGATGAAATAGGATATAAAAAATTAAATATTGCTAATCAAGTATATAATGAATCCATATGGGGATTTGAAGATATTGAAGATGTTTTTGTTGGTCCAAATCATACGATTTTTACAATTTCAAAAACAGGTAGAATTGTTGAGTATACACCAGAAGGAGAAGTTTTATTTATCTTTAGTGGTAAAGATGAATTTGATCAAAAAGGATTATTTAAATCACCAACTGGAATTGCAGTAGATAGTAAAAATAATATATATGCTGTAGATAATCAAAGTAGATCACTACAAATCTTTATTCCAACTGAATTTGCAAACACAATTCATGAAGCAATTTTACTATATTATGATGGTAAATATTCGGAATCACTTGTTCCATGGCAAAAAGTTTTAAAAATGAATTCTTTATTTGATTTAGCAAATAAGGGAATTGGTGATGCATATTTTGCTCAAATGGAATATGAAAAAGCTATGGAATCATATATTATTTCAAGAGACCAACAAGGATATTCACAAGCATTTTGGGAAGTTAGAAATAAAGATTTACTTGCAAGTGGTCCCCTACTTGTTGGAGTATTACTTGGATTAATTGTTTTAGTTATTGCTAATCAGTTTTTAAAATTTGGTAAATATTTAAAATTACCATTTAAAAAACTTAATACATATTTGAAAAAGTATAAAGTTTATAATGAACTAGCATTTGGTTTCTATATTATTAAAAAACCAAGTGATGGTTTTTATGGAATTAAGCGCGAAAAGAAAAGTTCAAACCTTACAGCATTAATATATATATTATTGTTCTTTATTGCGTATATGTTTTGGAAATATAATACAAGTTTCTTATTTAATGACATTATTAAATCGGAAATAAATGTATTAAATGAAGTAATGTTCATATTCATACCATTAATACTTTGGTTAATAAGTAATTATTTAATTGGAAGTATTAGAGATGGAGAAGGTAAATTTAGTGATATTTTACAAGGTACTGCATATACCTTACTACCACTGATAATAACATTACCAATTTTAGCAGTAGTTTCAAACCTATTAACATATAATGAAGCATTTGTATATAATGTTTTAATGTATATAGGAATTGGTTTATCAGTTATTTATTTAGTTATTATGGTTAAAGAAATTCATTTCTATGATATGAAACCAACATTTAAAAATATTCTAATTACACTATTTACAGCAATTATGATTTTAATATTCATTGTTATAATATACATGTTGATGTCTGAAGTTATTGGATTGTTTGGTGATATCATTAAGGAGGTTAGAAATCGTGTCTAG
- a CDS encoding ABC transporter substrate-binding protein: MKKLLLVTLTLIGSLVLIACGGKKPVPGNKISLSYADWGDQVTNQKMIDAFEAKYPHISVELRTDIAGSGEEFTGNLITASQNGVLPDVFATDNVPVIVEQGLTLDVSEYWDKDEDAKLVYEYIAKTAIYGEKRYGIPSFQFLKGVMINLDIFENANLTTTAGKYRIDDDGYPMKDWTFNEMIEIAKAIKNISSDPAETVIGLDTWYGTPDFQQVWPTMEDADLMYDTWDGSKFNYTNAHWISAMQEKVRLHQLTDGTTTKFTPDQLEQYPHLDGYLIQTGIGAMDIEGSWQFWVIQEAKKDNINLGFWPYPRATNGNFYPPVILDYQAVSSQTQYPEEAYLLAKWMTYGKDGWNARLDILDETRKELIAKGETPAYLDRYPIADYPEIWAKVDGFVDGIEGIQATFEHIANGKPDLDKWMPGYRDFWAWANDAENTFGWEALVTAGATSVPTYATEWNKKINELVQQTLDKLK; this comes from the coding sequence ATGAAAAAATTATTATTAGTTACATTAACATTAATAGGATCATTAGTATTAATCGCATGTGGTGGAAAGAAACCAGTTCCTGGAAATAAAATTTCTTTATCTTATGCTGACTGGGGTGATCAAGTAACAAATCAAAAAATGATTGATGCTTTTGAAGCAAAATATCCACATATATCAGTAGAGTTAAGAACTGATATTGCAGGTAGTGGTGAAGAGTTTACAGGTAATTTAATTACAGCTTCACAAAATGGAGTTTTACCTGACGTATTTGCAACAGATAATGTTCCAGTAATTGTTGAACAAGGATTGACATTAGATGTAAGTGAATATTGGGATAAAGATGAAGATGCTAAATTAGTATATGAATATATTGCAAAGACTGCTATTTATGGTGAAAAAAGATATGGTATTCCTTCATTCCAATTCTTAAAAGGTGTAATGATTAACTTAGATATTTTTGAAAATGCTAACTTAACAACTACTGCAGGTAAATATCGTATTGATGACGATGGATATCCAATGAAAGATTGGACATTTAATGAAATGATTGAAATTGCTAAAGCAATTAAAAATATTAGTTCTGATCCAGCAGAAACAGTAATTGGACTAGATACTTGGTATGGAACACCAGACTTCCAACAAGTATGGCCAACAATGGAAGATGCTGATTTAATGTATGATACTTGGGATGGAAGTAAATTTAATTATACAAACGCGCATTGGATAAGTGCAATGCAAGAAAAAGTTAGATTACATCAATTAACTGATGGAACAACAACTAAATTTACTCCAGACCAATTGGAACAATATCCTCACTTAGATGGATATTTAATTCAAACTGGAATTGGTGCAATGGATATTGAAGGTTCATGGCAATTCTGGGTAATTCAAGAAGCTAAAAAAGATAATATTAATTTAGGATTCTGGCCATACCCAAGAGCTACAAATGGAAATTTCTATCCACCAGTAATTCTTGACTATCAAGCAGTTTCATCACAAACACAATATCCTGAAGAAGCATACTTACTTGCTAAATGGATGACTTATGGAAAAGATGGATGGAATGCAAGATTAGACATTTTAGATGAAACAAGAAAAGAATTAATTGCTAAAGGTGAAACACCTGCATATCTTGATAGATATCCAATTGCTGATTATCCAGAAATTTGGGCAAAAGTAGATGGTTTCGTTGATGGTATTGAAGGTATTCAAGCAACATTTGAACATATTGCAAATGGTAAACCAGATTTAGATAAATGGATGCCAGGATATCGTGATTTCTGGGCATGGGCAAATGATGCAGAAAACACATTTGGATGGGAAGCATTAGTTACTGCTGGAGCAACATCAGTACCAACTTATGCAACAGAATGGAATAAAAAAATAAATGAACTAGTACAACAAACGCTAGATAAACTAAAATAA
- a CDS encoding extracellular solute-binding protein, which produces MKNYVSTIDYNNDYQQTSNLVSGKKSYTNLLLEYKNKNIPFINKDIILDNSDYLGLEVTENDSNYGEAVKKYQSEKTSNNGVYLLNEDNQLTIKVSDVEEGIYYIAIDYYELDQLIDNNQISIKINGEVPFIESETLVLKSKWIFAKDEFSNDRYGNEIQAGANKEIGWYNQKIYDYKGIHPNYYGYHLKNGDEITISYVNKDLLIGEVSFFKTETIKTYEEYLKEYQNVSISNEKIEISARDMKSRTEPSIRLRSERDPSNLYYDTQKLKLNTIFSESWQNGGQAVTYEINVENSGMYKLAFKYRQNLVNEMPVFRKISINDKVPFDLFESYAFPYTTGFLNRRVVDENGDDVLIYLEAGTHEITLEAVSYPYRTAIEKIKEIMSEIQSLALKVKRYTSGGNDPYRDWDIETYFPNASTDMNKWADELDVLHESLKVMSDVSKPSEIANISQSAKRLRNIAKNINKLPSKMVQFSDGDSSVNQLLGATMQRLMVSGLEIERVVVYGDERLSKPYSNVFTSIYEEIKRLILSYTNNPYSVSKAKDNELRVWVNHPRQYIEIMQAMIDEKYDGKMRITLSQMPDQNKLVLANASGDAPDVAIGVDHWIPYDFAIREASLDLREFKGYEELVKNFSKGAMIPYIFEDGVYGLPETQNFWVTYYRKDILESIGVNKVPQTWDEIKALLPVLQSYELNYFIPISQYVGLKPFVATLPFIYQFGGSLYSEDGMQTAINDTETIQGMKLMSELFTLYNMQKYVASFYNQFRYGIIPIGVSDLSTYILLQTTALELDGLWDIDLHPGNYIEETGEIVRYAPSGAQSSMIMSTTKHKQESWDFLSWWMSTEVQAEFAFTLQNTYGKTYFWNTANVNAFSQMSIPKKHRDVILNQWEYASEAPRIPGSYMVEREISNAWTKMVFDGANPRLALDEAVRISNREILYKMAEFGYVVNGVPVKNYEVPTIKNIDKWLTEVN; this is translated from the coding sequence ATGAAAAATTATGTTTCTACAATTGATTATAATAACGATTATCAACAAACAAGTAACTTAGTTAGCGGTAAAAAGAGTTATACGAATCTATTATTAGAATACAAAAACAAAAATATTCCTTTTATTAATAAAGATATTATTCTAGATAATAGTGATTATTTAGGTTTAGAAGTGACTGAAAATGATAGTAATTATGGTGAAGCTGTAAAAAAATATCAAAGTGAAAAAACAAGTAATAATGGAGTCTATCTATTAAATGAAGATAATCAATTAACAATAAAAGTTAGTGATGTTGAAGAAGGAATTTATTATATTGCAATTGATTATTATGAATTGGACCAATTAATTGATAATAATCAAATAAGTATCAAGATTAATGGTGAAGTACCATTTATTGAGAGTGAAACATTAGTATTAAAATCTAAGTGGATTTTTGCTAAAGATGAATTTAGTAATGATAGATATGGTAATGAGATACAAGCAGGGGCAAATAAGGAGATTGGATGGTATAATCAAAAGATTTATGATTACAAGGGAATCCATCCAAATTATTATGGTTATCATTTAAAAAATGGTGATGAAATAACCATTTCATATGTGAATAAAGATTTATTAATTGGTGAAGTTTCATTCTTTAAGACTGAAACAATAAAAACATATGAAGAATATTTAAAGGAATATCAAAATGTTAGTATAAGTAATGAAAAAATTGAAATATCTGCAAGAGATATGAAGTCAAGAACTGAACCATCAATAAGACTTAGAAGTGAAAGAGATCCAAGTAATTTATACTATGATACACAAAAACTAAAATTAAATACAATTTTTAGCGAATCATGGCAAAATGGTGGTCAAGCAGTAACTTATGAGATTAATGTTGAAAATAGTGGTATGTATAAATTGGCATTTAAATATCGACAAAATTTAGTTAATGAAATGCCAGTATTTAGAAAAATCAGTATTAATGATAAAGTACCATTTGATTTATTTGAAAGTTATGCATTTCCTTACACAACAGGTTTTTTAAATCGAAGAGTTGTTGATGAAAATGGAGATGATGTTTTAATATATTTAGAAGCAGGAACACATGAAATAACTTTAGAAGCAGTGAGTTATCCATACCGTACTGCGATTGAAAAAATTAAAGAAATAATGTCAGAAATTCAAAGTCTGGCTTTAAAAGTTAAACGATACACTTCTGGTGGAAATGATCCATATAGAGATTGGGATATTGAAACATATTTCCCAAATGCAAGTACAGATATGAATAAATGGGCTGATGAATTAGATGTGCTTCATGAAAGTTTAAAAGTAATGTCAGATGTTAGTAAACCATCTGAAATTGCTAACATTTCACAATCGGCTAAGCGACTTAGAAATATTGCTAAAAACATTAACAAATTACCAAGCAAAATGGTTCAATTCTCTGATGGTGATTCATCAGTAAACCAATTACTTGGAGCAACAATGCAAAGATTAATGGTTTCAGGTTTAGAAATTGAACGTGTTGTTGTTTATGGAGATGAAAGATTATCTAAACCATATAGCAATGTATTTACATCAATATATGAAGAAATTAAGAGATTGATTCTATCATATACAAATAATCCATATAGCGTATCAAAAGCTAAAGATAATGAATTAAGAGTTTGGGTAAATCACCCAAGACAATATATTGAAATAATGCAAGCTATGATTGATGAAAAATATGATGGCAAGATGCGAATTACATTATCGCAAATGCCAGATCAAAATAAATTAGTATTAGCAAATGCTAGTGGTGATGCACCAGATGTTGCAATTGGTGTGGATCATTGGATTCCATATGATTTTGCAATAAGAGAAGCATCACTTGATTTAAGAGAGTTTAAGGGATACGAGGAACTAGTTAAGAACTTTTCTAAAGGTGCAATGATTCCATATATATTTGAAGATGGTGTTTATGGATTACCAGAAACTCAAAACTTTTGGGTTACTTACTATAGAAAAGATATTTTAGAAAGTATCGGTGTTAATAAAGTTCCACAAACTTGGGATGAAATAAAAGCATTACTACCAGTACTTCAAAGTTATGAACTTAATTATTTTATTCCAATTTCTCAATATGTAGGTTTAAAACCATTTGTTGCAACACTTCCATTTATCTACCAATTTGGTGGTTCATTATATAGTGAAGACGGCATGCAAACAGCAATTAATGATACTGAGACAATTCAAGGAATGAAATTAATGTCAGAATTATTTACACTTTATAATATGCAAAAATATGTTGCAAGTTTCTACAATCAATTTAGATATGGAATTATTCCAATTGGTGTTAGTGATTTATCAACATACATTCTATTACAAACAACTGCATTAGAACTTGATGGATTATGGGATATTGATTTACATCCAGGAAATTATATTGAAGAAACTGGTGAAATAGTAAGATATGCACCATCAGGTGCACAATCTTCAATGATTATGAGTACTACTAAGCATAAACAAGAATCATGGGATTTCTTATCATGGTGGATGAGTACTGAAGTTCAGGCAGAATTTGCTTTTACACTTCAAAATACATATGGTAAAACATATTTTTGGAATACTGCTAATGTTAATGCATTTAGTCAAATGTCAATTCCTAAAAAACACCGTGATGTTATTTTAAATCAATGGGAATATGCATCTGAAGCTCCAAGAATACCTGGATCTTACATGGTTGAACGTGAAATCAGTAATGCATGGACAAAAATGGTTTTTGATGGTGCTAATCCAAGACTTGCACTAGATGAAGCTGTTCGTATTTCAAATCGTGAAATATTATATAAAATGGCTGAATTTGGATATGTTGTAAATGGTGTACCAGTTAAGAATTATGAAGTACCAACAATAAAAAATATTGACAAATGGCTAACGGAGGTAAACTAA
- a CDS encoding carbohydrate binding domain-containing protein: MKLHKKLVIVVSALLIALTLVACTKLNKIEFSGIENVELEFGVEFNVLTNVKAIGNDKKDYTDKIVIQTVSKSIDANGKLDTTKPGETKVRYSVKIDEPEINAQVWRTIVVKSPESTGEGLLQNGDFSQGTAFWIGDQGSIESSVVDGALKLDIVAGGNSHEPRLHQMAIPFEQGKTYEVKFNAKSSVDKTINLQVGELLANAPWFTDFKPMQIVHKDLTEEWTEFSFKFKHNLDNKRGGLLFEFGKVDGNQVDATVWLKNVTITEVEAEADTEAPKFAGIKETVTLLVGTEFNALAGITAFDVADGDVTEAITYVIKNSDNEVVTEIDSSVVGTYTIEYEVSDKSLNKATATVTVSFIEMTFKDINLVVNGDFSEALGEEWTLYKNAAEATMAIEDNKLLVDVQSLGGASYDVQLFQEGIKVEQGKTYRISFKISSTVARDFNLAFGVALTQDPWFTHYMDIKNSLEITTEEKEYSYVFTVSEETTKNGKLVFELGNTANGELGVVTISDVKLQERDVEALIDADFTNEKHVIEQASGDTHATAERTTDKLTITVSTVGTEAYIPHYFYMLDNLEAGNYKFKLSIKGDVARTVRFNIVLPDSGHSSVLPEVEGKNYVDIKLVEDEVYELIVDFNVATALTNVKVELDFGPIVEGETNTGVFELSDILLYRK; encoded by the coding sequence ATGAAATTACACAAAAAGCTAGTAATTGTAGTAAGTGCATTACTAATTGCACTTACATTAGTTGCTTGTACGAAACTTAATAAGATCGAATTTTCAGGTATTGAAAATGTAGAACTTGAATTCGGTGTTGAGTTTAATGTATTAACAAATGTCAAAGCAATAGGCAATGACAAGAAAGATTATACGGACAAGATTGTTATTCAAACAGTTTCAAAAAGCATTGATGCAAATGGCAAACTTGATACAACAAAACCTGGTGAAACCAAGGTAAGATATAGTGTCAAGATTGATGAGCCTGAAATTAATGCACAAGTTTGGAGAACAATAGTAGTTAAATCACCTGAAAGTACAGGGGAAGGATTACTTCAAAATGGTGATTTTAGTCAAGGAACAGCATTTTGGATTGGAGATCAAGGTTCAATTGAATCATCAGTAGTTGATGGTGCTTTAAAACTTGATATCGTTGCAGGCGGAAATTCACACGAACCTAGATTACATCAAATGGCTATTCCATTTGAACAAGGTAAAACATATGAAGTTAAGTTTAATGCTAAATCAAGTGTTGATAAAACAATTAATCTTCAAGTAGGTGAACTATTAGCTAATGCACCATGGTTTACTGACTTTAAGCCAATGCAAATTGTTCATAAAGACTTAACTGAAGAATGGACTGAATTCTCATTTAAATTCAAACATAATTTAGACAACAAACGTGGTGGATTATTATTTGAATTTGGTAAAGTAGATGGTAATCAAGTAGATGCTACAGTTTGGTTAAAAAATGTAACAATAACTGAAGTTGAGGCTGAGGCTGATACTGAAGCACCAAAATTTGCGGGTATTAAAGAAACAGTTACATTACTTGTTGGTACTGAATTTAATGCATTAGCTGGAATTACAGCATTTGATGTAGCTGATGGGGATGTTACAGAAGCAATTACTTATGTAATTAAGAATTCAGATAATGAAGTAGTTACAGAAATTGATTCATCAGTCGTTGGTACATATACTATTGAATATGAAGTTAGTGACAAATCACTTAATAAAGCAACTGCAACTGTAACAGTTTCATTCATCGAAATGACATTTAAAGATATTAATTTAGTTGTTAATGGTGATTTTAGTGAAGCGTTAGGGGAAGAATGGACACTATATAAAAATGCCGCTGAAGCAACTATGGCTATAGAAGATAATAAATTATTAGTTGATGTTCAGTCATTAGGTGGTGCATCATACGATGTTCAATTATTCCAAGAAGGTATTAAAGTTGAACAAGGAAAAACATATCGTATAAGTTTTAAAATTTCATCAACAGTTGCAAGAGATTTTAATTTAGCATTTGGTGTTGCTTTAACACAAGATCCATGGTTTACTCATTACATGGATATTAAGAATAGTCTAGAGATTACTACAGAAGAAAAAGAATATAGTTATGTATTTACAGTTAGTGAAGAAACTACAAAAAATGGTAAATTAGTATTCGAATTAGGAAATACTGCAAATGGAGAATTAGGCGTTGTTACAATATCTGATGTTAAATTACAAGAACGTGATGTTGAAGCTTTAATTGATGCAGATTTTACTAATGAAAAACATGTTATTGAACAAGCAAGTGGTGATACACATGCAACTGCTGAAAGAACAACAGATAAATTAACTATTACAGTAAGTACAGTTGGAACAGAAGCTTATATACCACATTACTTCTACATGCTAGATAATTTAGAAGCAGGAAATTATAAATTTAAATTGAGTATTAAAGGTGATGTAGCAAGAACAGTTAGATTCAATATTGTATTACCAGATAGTGGTCATAGTTCTGTTTTACCAGAAGTAGAAGGAAAGAACTATGTTGATATTAAATTGGTTGAGGATGAAGTTTATGAACTTATAGTTGATTTTAATGTAGCAACTGCATTAACAAATGTAAAAGTTGAACTAGATTTTGGTCCAATTGTTGAAGGCGAAACAAATACAGGTGTATTTGAATTAAGCGATATTCTATTATATAGAAAATAA
- a CDS encoding carbohydrate ABC transporter permease — protein sequence MIKKMNRPAWFLVPYWTLFAIFIVLPVLAAVVLSFTYFNAIQTPKFVGITNYIELVTIDTVFMQYVLSNTIKFALIVGPVGYILSFVVAWMLAQISKVPRTILAIILYSPSLTMGVAMASMWKIIFSGDSKGYLNALLMNWGVILEPIQFLQSPQYLMTIMIIISLWSSMGVGFLAMLAGVLNIDQTLYEAAYIDGIRNRTQEIFYITIPSMKPQMLFGAVMATVTTFQAGAIGVQLSGSNPTPQYSGQLIVNHIEDFGFTRYMMGYAATISVVLLLLVYFLSKVTFKLLGEKE from the coding sequence ATGATTAAAAAAATGAATAGACCAGCTTGGTTTCTTGTTCCATATTGGACATTGTTTGCAATATTTATTGTTCTACCAGTACTAGCAGCAGTAGTATTATCATTTACATACTTTAATGCTATTCAAACGCCTAAATTTGTCGGGATTACTAACTACATTGAGTTAGTAACAATTGACACAGTATTTATGCAATATGTTTTATCTAATACAATCAAATTCGCTTTAATTGTTGGACCTGTTGGTTATATATTATCGTTTGTTGTTGCATGGATGCTTGCACAAATATCGAAAGTACCAAGAACAATTTTAGCAATTATTTTATACTCACCATCTTTAACGATGGGGGTTGCTATGGCGTCAATGTGGAAAATTATTTTCTCTGGAGATTCAAAAGGCTATTTAAATGCCTTACTTATGAACTGGGGAGTCATATTAGAACCAATTCAATTTTTACAATCACCTCAATACTTAATGACGATTATGATTATAATCTCACTATGGAGTAGTATGGGAGTTGGATTTTTAGCGATGCTAGCAGGGGTTTTAAATATTGATCAAACACTTTATGAAGCAGCTTATATTGATGGAATAAGAAATAGAACTCAAGAGATTTTCTATATCACAATTCCATCAATGAAACCACAAATGTTATTTGGTGCAGTAATGGCAACAGTAACAACTTTCCAAGCGGGAGCAATTGGTGTTCAACTATCGGGATCCAATCCAACCCCTCAATATTCAGGACAACTAATCGTTAACCATATTGAAGACTTTGGATTTACAAGATATATGATGGGTTATGCAGCAACAATTAGTGTTGTCTTGTTATTACTTGTATATTTCTTATCAAAAGTAACGTTTAAATTATTAGGAGAAAAGGAGTAG